The Cinclus cinclus chromosome 18, bCinCin1.1, whole genome shotgun sequence genome has a segment encoding these proteins:
- the E2F1 gene encoding transcription factor E2F1, whose product MAAAGGAAGLAALLGSASPHLLIVSAAAEEPAGGGHPDTDLLLFATPQPARPGAAPRRPALGRPPVKRKLNLETDHQYIAESLPVSRGKARNPAKGAKSPGEKSRYETSLNLTTKRFLELLSQSPDGVVDLNWAAEVLKVQKRRIYDITNVLEGIQLITKKSKNHIQWLGSQAAVGAPGQHRLLEKELQELQAAERQLDDLIQMCTVQLRLLTEDPANQHAAYVTCQDLRSIVDPAEQMVMVIKAPPETQLQVSDPAEAFQVSMRSTQGPIDVFLCPEDSSGVCSPVKSPFKPPAEDSSPSHSQPRASLLLHPAQDVNMPLLPGEQEALLPGPSTLPSKSPEEEESLSPLASMDILLEQQSREEDLAGFLADEFINLSPPQAQDYHFGLEEGEGISELFDCNFGDFTPLDF is encoded by the exons atggcggcggcgggcggcgcggcggggctggcggcgctGCTGGGCAGCGCCTCCCCGCACCTCCTGATCGTCTCCGCCGCCGCCGAGGAGCCCGCGGGCGGCGGCCACCCCGATACCGACCTCCTGCTCTTCGCCACGCCGcagcccgcccgccccggcgcCGCGCCCAGACGGCCCGCGCTGGGCCGCCCGCCG GTGAAGAGGAAGCTCAACTTGGAGACGGATCACCAGTACATAGCAGAGAGTTTGCCAGTGAGCCGGGGCAAGGCCAGGAACCCTGCTAAAG GGGCAAAGTCTCCTGGAGAGAAGTCCCGCTATGAAACCTCCCTGAACCTCACCACGAAGcgcttcctggagctgctgagccaGTCCCCAGATGGTGTGGTGGATCTCAACTGGGCGGCCGAGGTCCTGAAGGTGCAGAAGAGGCGCATCTACGACATCACCAATGTCCTGGAGGGCATACAGCTCATCACCAAGAAGTCCAAGAACCACATCCAGTGGCT GGGCAGCCAGGCCGCCGTGGGAGCACCAGGCCAGCACCGgctgctggagaaggagcttcaggagctgcaggcagccgAGCGGCAGCTGGATGACCTCATCCAGATGTGCACGGTGCAGCTGCGCCTGCTCACCGAGGACCCCGCCAACCAGCA TGCAGCCTATGTGACCTGCCAGGACCTTCGCAGCATTGTGGACCCCGCGGAGCAAATGGTGATGGTGATCAAAGCCCCCCCAGAGACCCAGCTGCAGGTCTCGGACCCAGCAGAG gCGTTCCAGGTCTCCATGCGAAGCACTCAGGGCCCCATCGATGTGTTCCTCTGCCCTGAGGACAGCTCGGGGGTCTGCAGCCCCGTCAAGAGCCCCTTCAAACCCCCTGCAGAGGACTCTTctcccagccattcccagcccagagcctccctgctcctgcatcctGCCCAGGATGTGAACATGCCGCTGCTGCCCGGAGAGCAag AAGCGCTGCTGCCAGGCCCAAGCACGCTGCCCAGTAAGAgcccagaggaggaggagagcctgTCTCCACTGGCCTCCATGGacatcctgctggagcagcagagcagggaggaggacTTGGCTGGCTTCTTGGCCGATGAGTTCATCAACCTGTCACCGCCACAGGCACAGGACTATCACTTCGGGCTGGAGGAGGGTGAGGGCATCAGTGAGCTCTTCGACTGCAACTTTGGGGACTTCACCCCCTTGGACTTCTga